A window from Cyprinus carpio isolate SPL01 chromosome A11, ASM1834038v1, whole genome shotgun sequence encodes these proteins:
- the LOC122146658 gene encoding GTPase IMAP family member 6-like, with amino-acid sequence MHLDTLVHGKMSKHQENKENNQTELRAVLIGRQRSGKTSVINTILESSETEAEGDEHVERERFIDDRRISLVETPGWWISFSLNDLSNISKQQLVRRISMISPGPHAVLIVIRADSAFTDPDGRILEEYLELLGPNVWTHTLVIFTRGDLIKHKDIEQHIQEEGSALKWLIEKCEHKYQVFNNSNHHD; translated from the exons atGCATCTAGACACGTTAGTGCATGGGAAAATGTCCAAACatcaagaaaataaagaaaataatcaaacGG AGTTAAGAGCAGTTTTGATTGGAAGGCAACGCTCTGGGAAAACATCGGTGATCAACACTATATTGGAAAGCAGTGAAACAGAAGCTGAAGGAGATGAACAtgtggagagagagaggtttATTGATGACAGGAGAATCAGTCTTGTTGAAACTCCTGGCTGGTGGATAAGCTTCAGTCTGAATGATTTATCCAATATCTCCAAACAGCAGCTGGTCCGCAGGATTTCCATGATTTCACCCGGACCTCACGCGGTTCTGATCGTGATTCGAGCAGATTCAGCCTTTACTGACCCTGACGGGAGGATTCTGGAGGAGTATCTGGAGCTGCTGGGTCCCAATGTCTGGACTCACACCCTCGTCATCTTCACAAGAGGAGATTTAATTAAACACAAAGACATAGAGCAGCATATTCAGGAGGAGGGGTCGGCGCTCAAGTGGCTTATTGAAAAATGTGAACATAAATATCAAGTTTTTAATAACTCAAACCATCACGACTGA